The genomic window ACATCGAGGCGCAGGGCTGGATCGCGCCGGCCGAGTGCATCGAGGTGCGGGTGACGCTGACCGATGCCGAGCGGATGGCCTACGCGACCGCCGAACCGGAGGAGCGCTACAAGCTGTGCTCCACCGCGCGCACGAAGATTCCGGTCGTGCAGTCGATCCTTGCCAACCACGCGGACGCGCCGACCTTGGTGATCGGCGCCTATCTCGACCAGTTGGACGAGCTCGGTGTCGCGCTGAGCGCCCCGGTGATTCAGGGCTCGACGAAAACCAAAGAGCGCGAAGAACTCTTCGAGGCGTTCCGGCAGGGTGAGATCCCGGTGCTGGTGGTGAGCAAGGTGGCGAACTTCTCCATCGATTTGCCGGAAGCCTCGGTGGCGGTGCAGGTTTCGGGCACCTTCGGGTCTCGCCAGGAGGAGGCACAGCGCCTCGGCCGACTGCTGCGGCCGAAACATGATGGCGGCCAAGCGCATTTCTACTCGGTGGTGGCCCGGGACACGCTCGATGCCGAGTACGCCGCGCACCGCCAGCGTTTTCTCGCCGAACAAGGGTATGCCTACCGCATTATGGATGCCGACGACTTGCTCGGCCCAACCATCGGATAAGCGGAGGCTTTTCCTCCGCAAACTGTGCTAGGAATAGGGACGTGCGACGCTTCGAATTCCCGGTGGACCGCAAACATGCCCACGCGGTCAACGAAGTCTTCGCCGACCAGCGTCGACTACGCATCATGGCGATTGCCGCCGCGGTGATCGCGACGACCGGCGCGGCCTATTTGATCTGGCTGCGCCATCCGTGGGCCTATCTGCTGGCCGTCGCCTTCGTGCTCGGTGCGGTGGTGGCGCTGTGGGTGGCCATCTGGACCGCTCGGCACGCCAGCATCGACAAGCTGTACACCGACGGCGAGCTCGTGCCCGCGGTGGTCTCGGAGACCTATCCGTCGAGTGTGGTGCTGCTCGCCCTGGTCGACGTGTCCAAACCGGGCACTGCCGATTCGCGATACGCGCTGGTGATCCGCCGGGTCCGCGCGCTGCCCGGCCATGTGGCCGAGGCGGGGGAGCGGGTACCCGCGGTCGCGGTGCGTACCGACCGGGCGCCGCGACAGGTCGGGGAGCGCTGGCAGTCGGTCAGTGCCATGCCGATCGCGTGGGGCACCACCGATGAAGCGGTCATCGAACGCGCCCGCGCCGCCATCAGCGACGCCGAATGGCGTTTGCTCACCGACAATCTCGCGCTCACCGACAAGGTGCGGCGCGCGCCCGCAAAGCGCCTGCTGCTCGATCCGCACCAGTTGCCTGGCGATCTCGGCTCCTGAGTCCGATGGCGATCTTGCCCTTTTCCCGTTGCGCCGCCGCATAGACTCCGTAAATGGTTCCGCTGTCCAACCTGCTGGCGTTTCTCGCCGCGGCGATCGTCATCATCATCGTCCCCGGGCCCGGTGTGTTGTTCACCATCGGGCGGGCGCTCACCCTCGGCAGGCGCGCCGCGCTGTTATCGGTGGCGGGGCACTGCGTTGGCGTCTTCATCGTGCTGCTGCTCGTCGCGGTGGGGCTCGGCACGCTGCTGATGGCGTCGTCGCTCGCGCTCACCGTGATCAAGTTCGCCGGCGCGCTGTACCTGATCTACCTGGGCATCCAGGCGATCCGTGAGCGCAAGTCGCTGCGTGCGGCACTGGGCACCGAGATCCCGCGCACACCCGATGCCAAGGTGCTGCGGCAGAGCGTCATCGTCGGGCTCACCAACCCGAAGGCGACCATCTTCTTCGCGGCCATTCTGCCGCATTTCGCCGAGCCCGCCGCCGGGTCGCTGCCGCTGCAATTCCTCATCCTCGGCTCTGTCTTCCTGGCCGTCGCGGTGGTCTCCGATAGTGCGTGGGCGCTGCTGGCGGTCTCGGCGCGGGCCTGGTTCGCTCGCTCGCCGCGCAGGCTGGAGGCGGTGGGCGGCGCGGGCGGAATGATGATCGTCGGCCTCGGCGCGTCGGTGGCGCTGAGCGGCAGCGCCGACTGAACCGACTACCATCCATCGAAGCGGTACGCGTGTACTGGAAAATCGCGGGGCGGAGAAGGGGTCGTGGTCGAATGAGGTTGTCCGGCTGGATGTGTGCCGCGATCGTGGGTGGGCTCGTCGTGGCCGCGGTGCCCGCTGCCGCCGACCCGCCCGCTGATCCCTTCACCGGATCGGCCGGTTTAGGCGATCCGTACTACCCGCTGGACGGCAACGGCGGCTACGACGCCCGCCACTACGACGTCACCATCGACTACGACCCGCCGAGCCACCAGCTCAACGGGACGACCCGCATCGATGCCGTCGCGACCCAGGCACTGCGCGCGTTCAACCTCGACTTCGCGGGGCCGGACGTGCGGATGGTGTCGGTGAACAACCTGCCCGCCGCGTTCGACCGCAACGGCGAGCACGAACTCACGGTGACGCCCATGCTGCCGCTGCTACCCGGCCTGCCGTTCACGGTGACCGTCGACTACGCGGGCGCCGCCGCCAACACCGAAGGCAACGGCTGGACGTACGCCCCCAGCGGCGGCGCGTTCGCCGCGGGCGAACCACATTCCGCGACCACCTGGTACCCGCTCAACGACACCCCGTTGGACAAGGCCACCTTCGCGGTGCACGCGACCGTCCCCGCCGAATGGGAAGTCGTCTCCAACGGCCTGCGCACCCAGGACGCGGTGCAGGGCGACCGCCGCACCGTCAGCTGGGAGGTGCGCCAGCCGGTGCTCGGTTACCTGACCACCATCGCGATCGACAAGTTCAGCTTCCTGGACCAGCAGCGCGCCAACGGCACCCCGCTGATCAGCGCCTTCGCCCCGAACGCGGAACGCAACCGGGAGACCGAGCAGCGCCTGCCGGAAATCCTCGACTTCATCGAATCCCTTTACGGCCCTTACCCGTTCGAAACTTCCGGTGGCATCTACGTCGACGCCGACATCATGTTTTCGCTGGAAACCCAGACCCGTCCGATCTACGCACCGTGGACCGACCTGCCGACCGTCGTGCACGAGATCGCGCACCAGTGGTGGGGCGATTCGGTCTCGGTGCGCCAGTGGTCCGATATCTGCCTGAACGAATGCTTCGCCAGCTACACCGCCGACTACCTGTGGCCGGAGCACAAGGAAGGCAGGGACGTCGACGCGGAGTACCGCACGACCGTCCGGAAGTACCTGGACAACAGCGAGTTCTGGCATGTGCCGTTGGAAAATCCGGGTGCGGGTAGCGAATTCACGTCCGTCTACTACCGTGGCCCGCTGTTCCTGCACGCACTGCGCAAGCAGCTCGGTGACGACGTATTCTTCACGGCGGTACGGGATTTCAACGCACGCCACGCCTACGGCAACGCGTCCATGCCGGAGTTCCGCGCGTTCGTCCAGGCCATGTCGCCGACCGACCTGACCGGCTTCTTCGACGCTTGGCTCAACCAGACCACGCCACCGCCGGACGAATATCTCTTCCCCGGCAGCCTGCGCGGCTGACCTACCTCACTCGCCGTCGACGCGTTCGCGTGCCCGCTCCACCCACCGCTCGACCCGGTCGAGTTGCCGCTGCGCCGAACGCAACTGGTCCTGCGCCGCGCGTTCGGCCGTGCGAGCGAACTGCCGCTCCTGCTCGGCATGCGCGAGCTGTTCCTTCAACTCGGTGATCCGAGAGTCGATGTCGCCCAACTGATCTTCCGCGCGTTCGACCTCCTCGTGCGCGGAATCCCGTGCCGCGCGCGCGGATTCGAGGTCCTCCAGCGCGTCGTCCAGTTCTTGGCGCGGGCTGTCCGCTGGCGCGTCTGCTTTCGGCGAGTCGTCCTTCGGTGCCGCCGCGACCGCGGCCAAGCCGGGACCGGCGGGGCCGAACCCCTCGTAGGTCGCCGCGGTGGCCACCGTCCCGGCATGCACCTGCTCGCCGACGTCCGGATCGGCCAGTGCCGCGGTCAACGTCTGCCCGACCTCGCGCAGCACGCCCTCGTTCACCGGATGTCCGTGTTCGGCGGCCAGCGCGCCCGCCTTCTTCGCCAGCGCGTTGACCGCCTGCTGACGCTGCCCGGTGAGGGTGCGCAGCTCGTCACCGGACAGTTTCTGCTGCGCCGAGCGCAGTGCCGCACCCAGTTGCAGCAGCGCGTCCACGTCGTCGGGCGCCTCGCGGGCCAGCAGATTCACCGTCCACGCGGTGACCGTGGGTTTACGCAGCTTGCCGATGGCGGTGGCGAGTTCTTTGTCGCCCGCTTCCTTGGCTTCCTTGACCCTGGCGGCACGGGCCGCGACGAACTCACTCGGAGCGAGTCCGTACAAGTCGCGGGCAGCGTCGTCCAGCGTCATACTTGCCAAGCGTAACGACATGGTCGGTGGAAGCGAAAGAACCCACGTATTGGACGAATGTCCACGTTATGGGTCATACGCGAAAGGCATTGCTAGTGAATAACTTTGGATTCCAACTGCTCGGCCGTCTGCTTCCCAGCATCCTCGGGTACGCGCTGCTCGGCCTGTGGGGCCACTGGTAAGCCGATCGGACCCTTCGATATCACCCGTAGAGCTGATGCGGTCGCGTTGCGCGGCCGGGTATCCTCACCGCGTTCGCGAGCGGCGTGAATGTCTTCGGTGAGAGAGGTTTTCAGGTGAAGTTTCCAGGAGCGAGGCTGCTGGCACGCGTGGTGCTTGCCCTCGTAGCGGTGGCCGCGGTGGTGGTCACGGTGGTCGGGTGTTCGGCGGCCAAGGATGCGAGCAAGTCCGACTCGGCCAAGGCCAATGTGGGTGACTGCCTCAATGTCATCAAGGGTTCCTCGACCGATGCCAAGACCGAGCCGGTCGACTGCTCGTCGGAGAAGGCCGTCTACAAGATCGTGCAGTCGTCCGACAAGAAGACCGAATGCGCCACCGACTACACGTCCTACGAGGAGACCCTGGCCGGCGGTACCACCGCGTTCCTGTGCCTGGCGCCCAACTTCAAGCAGGGCAGCTGCTACAACGAGAGCAGCACCACCGGCTACAAGCACGTGGAGTGCGGCTCCAGTGAGGCCACTTTCAAGGTGGTGAAGCGGATCGATGGCGAAGCCGACGAACTGCTGTGTGGCGCGGACGCGGACAGCTTCCGCCTGATCTCCGAGGCCCCGAAGATCACCTTCTGCTTGGCCAAGGCCAAGGCCTGATCATTCGAGCAGGGCGACGGACGCGATCCGGTGCAAGGTGAAGTGCCGGACCGCGCCCGTCACCGGGTCCAGCGCGTCCAGCTGGCCGTTGCCGACCTTCAGCGGTTCCACCACGCGCTGCGTCGCGACGCCGGAAGCGTCGACGTAGCCGATATTCACCGACCGCCGCACCCGCGCGGCCAGTTGCAGCAGGGCCAGGGTCGCCGCGGTATTGGTCCGGGTGCCGTCCATCCGCACCGACTGGCCGGAGCGGGCGATGGTGGCGCGTTCGGCCGCGCGTAGCTCCGTGACCAGCAGTTGCAGCTGTTCGGTGCTGGGCGGCGTCGGCCGCCACGACTGCCTGGCGTTGGGTCGCACGGAGATCCGGGCGCCGCGCGGCCGCAGATCCACGATGATGCCCGCGGAATCCTCGCCCGCCGGTGCGAAACCGGCCGCCCGCAGCTGGTCGAGCACCTCGCCGAGCGGCGCCTGGGCGATGGCCACAGTCGGCGCGATGGCGCGCAGCGCGAGCGTCCCCGCCACCGGTGCGGCGAGCACCTGGGCGAGCAGCGCCGGGTCGTCGCTGCGCAGGAACGACTGCGCCATCCCGGCGCGCAGTTGCCCGTGCCGCCGGGCGACGTCATCGATCAGGTAGGTCAGTGCCTGCGGAATCGGGGTCCGCGAATGCTTCGTGAACAGCGCGTGCAGTTCGGCCGCGGTGAGCCCGGCATCGAGCGCCCGCCGCACCGAGGTTTCGCTGATCCGGTACACCGTTGCCGCACCGGCGGATTCGACATCGGCGACCAAAGCGATCCGCTGCTGTAGATCCGCGGTGAGCGGGCCGGGGGCGATCACCGTCAGGTCCGCTTGGACCAGCACATGATCGACCGCCGCGGGTAGCGCCGACTCCATTTCCGCCTCGGCGTCGGCGGCACTGTTCGGCGCGCCGTGCAGCAGCGCGCGGGCAGGCGAGGCGAGGGCGCCGCGTCCGATGAAGCCGAGCGCCGCGGCCTCCGTGAGTGTGTTTTCCACCGCCTCCAGCCGGAAGTGCCTGCGCCAGCGCGGTTGCCGCCAGGCGAGCACCCGGCCGATATCGGCGGGGGTGAGCGCGCTGCCGGACGGATACTCGGCGAGCAGACCGAGGATGGCGTGCCGGTCGCGCGCTGCGTGCGGGGCGCGTAGCTCCAGCGAGAGCGCCGCCAGCGGTTTGTCATTGGCGTCGCGCATGCCGATCATCCATGGCATCCGGTCCAATTCGAGCCATGCGATGGCCAACGCGGCCCAGCGCCGGGCCGGCGGCGCCTCCAGCCAGGCATCCACGGCCGGGGTCGGCGCCCAGAAGTCTTCGGTCGAATCGACCTCCGGCGGCGGGTCCGGCAAACCCTTTTCGATGAGTCGCGCGGCGGCCAGCAGTTCGACCAGCAAACCCGCTCGCGGCTCGTCGATGCCGGTCTGTTTGGTGATGCGGCGCAGCTCGCGCACGCCGAGCCCGCCCGCGCGCAATGCCGGGGCGGGTGCCTGACCGAGGACGTCGAGGATGGCGGCGCAGTGCCGCAGCAGTTCGCCCACCTCGCCCGCCGCTACCGCGTTCACTTCGCCGGAAGTCTGCTTCTTCGGCTTCGGTGCGGGCGGCGTCAGTGCGTGTGGGTGCGTCACCGGCTCGTTGCGCAGCACCTGGCCGACGGTGACCGGCAGTTCCACCGTCTCGTCGTCGATCCGGTTCAACAGCCTGCGGGCCAGCAACTGCTGGATCGGCCGGTCGGCCGGGGTGCCGGGGGCGGCATCCCTGGTGCGTCCCCGTGGTCCGGTGGTCGCCAGTTTGTCCAGTAGGGCCCGCGCGGCCGGGGTCAGCTCGGGCAGCGCGTCCCGGACTTCCGGTTCGGTGAGCGAGTCGGGGATCTCGGTGGTGCTGCCGATCGGCCATGGCAGCGCTTCGACGGCGGCCGTAACGAGGTGCAGGTCGTCGCCGCTGGTCCAGACCAGCGCCCGGGCGGACAAGCGCGCCAGTGCGGCATCGATCGCGGCGGCGGGCACGCGGTCGCGCAGCTGCACGTGCAACTCGTCGCGGCCCAGCGGGGCGCCATTGCTGTCGGTCCGCGTCACCCCGTGCACCGCAAGGGTTTCCAGGATCGCGAAATCGAGCGTATCGAGGTCATCGGTGGCACGCAGCACCGAGGCACGTTGCTCGGCGCGAGCGGCGAGCACCGCCATCGAAGACGGCAGCGGCACGGCCAGATCGGGCCGCAGTTCGAGCAGCGTGACCAACTGGGCATCACTACGTCCACCGAGCCATCCGGCTAAGGAGTCGGTCGCGGTCATCCGATCCAGCCTACGGTGCCGGATCGTTGCCCGCCGGTGCGGAGCATCCGTCCGGCCTGACGACACACCAGAGGCGGAACCGGCGGCGGGTTAGCTAGCATGGGCGCGTGGTGAACAAATCGAAGAAACCTTATGTCGACAACGGGTGGCCGAAGGTCGCCGAGGGAGACCACGCGGTCACCGAGCTCTCGTCGACCCGTTCCGGTGGGCTCTCGCCGTACGGTGAGGACACCGAGTTTCCGGTCCCGGCAGATCAGCTGCCTTACATGCACCCGAACACGGTGATCAACCGCTGATTTCCGGACGGAAAAGTCCGAAGATACGAATAAGGGCCCCGCATCCGAGGATGCGGGGCCCTTATTCGTGATTGATCAGGAAGGCAGCAGACCCTTGTTCGCCTCGTAGAAGTTCACGATGGCGGGATCGAGCTTGGTGCCACTGGCCTTGGCGGCGTTGAAGAAGTCGAAGGCTTCCTTGGGCACCTGAACGCCCTGGTTCTGCACGACCTCGAGGGCGCGGTCGACGGCCGAGAAGACCTGCTGGGTGCTGTCCGGCGCGGCCTGAGCGGCCTGCGGCGCGGGCGCGGGGTTCCAGCGCGGGGTGTCGTTGGTGGTGGGGGCCGAACGCGGGGTGGGTGCGCTGCTCAGGCCGAGGTTGGACGAGCAGCTGGGCCAGGCGCCCCAGCCTTGGGAGGCGAGCACCTTCTCGGCGACCGCGATCTGCTGCTCCCGGGTGGCCTGGTTGGCGCTGGCCGCGTACTCGCCGCCGCCGTGGGCCTTCCAGGTGCTCGGCGAGAACTGCAGTCCGCCTTGGTATCCGTTGCCGGTGTTGATGCCCCAGTTACCGCCGGCCTCACACTGTGCGAGGCGATCCCAGTCGGAGTCGGGTGCCGCGCTGGCGTTGCCTGCGAGGGCCACACCTGCGGTGCCCATGATGGCGCCGGTCACGGCAACCTTGGCAACCGTGCGCCCGGTGGAGCTTGGCTTGCGATGGCGTCCACTCATATCGGGTTCGTCTTCCTCTCGACGCACCTGCGAGGTCATCGGTCGGGCTGGACTGAGAGGTCGTCATGCCCGCCCTCGCCCCTACGTTTCCGTCGGGTTTCCGGGTCCCGCGGGGCGAGGTTCGGTGCGGCGGGCCGGTGGTTGCCGGTTGTCCCGGCTCGGTAAGAACCGTACGACGATCGCCGCGAAAAATCACCATTTGGTAACCGGCGTGTACGGACGGGTCTCGATGCGGTCTCGGTGTAGGGGTCAGCCCTTCCTCGCAGCTAGAAGCGGTGCGCTCAGGCCCGTGCCGGGCCGTCACCGGCTCGTGACCTTCCCGTTATGTGACGAGGATCACAACTCGGATTTGGTAACGACAGACTCGGGTAACCGGTTCGCAGCCTGCTCGCGACCTCCGGGTCACCGCGCCACGGATCAGCGCGAACGTCTACCCGAGCGGAGCGCGAAAACCACCGCCAGCAGAAATCCGAGGGGGGCGAGCAGTGCGGTGAAGTAGAGCCACAGCCCCGGCGATCCGTCGGACACCACCGGCGTCAGAAAGATCGCGATGATCGCCAGCAATCCCAGCGCGAACAGGCCTAGCGCGAGTCGCAGCAACCAGTCACCCGGCCTGCGCTGCCCGCCGCCGGTCGGCGCGGGACGCCCGCCCTCGGGCGGCGGTGAAGCGGAAGGGTTCGTCACCGCACGACCGTAAAACTGATGTGCTTGCGTGATTCGCACCGGGGTAGACTCATAGACGATCGCGTCCCGCATCTCTGCTGGGCGCGTTCTTTTCGCAAACAGAAAAGGACCTGTTCGCGGCGTTGTGCCGCAGCGGGTTACGCAAACAAATGTGCTCGGGCCGATGGGGTCCGAGTTTTCGATGATGAACGGGTGAGCGCAGTGCCGACCGGCAGGGTGAAGTGGTACGACGTCGAAAAGGGCTTCGGCTTCCTTTCCCAGGACGAGGGTGAGGACGTCTATGTCCGTTCGTCCGCGCTGCCCGACGGTGTCGAAGGACTCAAGCCGGGGCAGCGCGTCGAATTCGGCATGGCCGCGGGACGTCGCGGACCGCAGGCGCTGAGCCTCAAGCTGCTCGAAGCGCCGCCGTCGGTGCGGCAGGGGCAGGAACGTGAGCGCGTTCGCAAAGAGCCCGTCGCGCGTAAGCACACGCCGGATGAACTGCACGGGATGGTCGAGGACATGATCACCCTGTTGGAGGCGACGGTGCAGCCGGATCTGCGTAAGGGGAAGTACCCGGATCGTAAGACGGCGCAGCGGATTTCAGAGGTTGTTCGCGCGGTCGCGCGGGAACTCGATCACTGAGTTATTGGCCGCGTGGCCGCGGCGTGTTCGCGGCCCCTGAATGTCAGCATCGCGTAGCGATTCGATGAGGGGCGGTGGTCGGGCGACGGGTGGGCCTCGCGTCCGAGCGGCCGAGACTCGCGCCTGCGGCGCATGCGCTTCGGCCACTCGGACGCGAGACGGGCCGCGAACGCACTCGTAAGACTCGCGCTGTGGTGGTTGGGTGGCGAGGGACGGTCGCGAGTGGGTGTACCGGCTTCAGTCCGCCGTGCTGATCGACCAAGCTGCGTGCGGGATGTAGAACTCTTTGCCGGTGTCTTGGTCTCTGGCGAGGATCGGCAGCTGGAGTTCGAGGCCGACGAGGCGTAGGTCCGGTTCGGGGTGTGAGTCGATGGTTACGGCCATCGCGCCCTTGGGGTAGTTGGTGTGGTTGATGACGCGGTCGATGCGCTCGCCGTTGGGGAGCGCGTAGACGAGTTGGGCGAGCCACGGCGCGTCGGCTATCTGCTTCGGCAGGGACAGTTGCAGTGGGTAGTCGGGCGGCACCATGAGCTGGACGGTCTTGCCGTAGCGGCAGTCCTCCATCTTCACCGAGCAGTAGACGTACGGGGTGACGTTCACGGTCTTGCCGTGGGCGTAGGCGGTGATCACGGGGTCGTGCTCCTCCGCGTTGCGGACCAGCACCACCAGGATGCCGACGAAGGCGACGGTGGCCACGAGCAATGCGGCTACGACCAGGGCGACGACCGTGCGGGGTTTGGGCTTGCTCATGCTGCCGCCTCGCTGCCACTCGGCGCCGCCGGGCGCACGGCCGCGGTGTCGATGGTTCGCTCGCTCACTGGCTGGGATCTCCTATCCCTCGTTGGATACGCGTCGGGTCGCCGCCGCTCGATCCCGGTCGGCGGTATGTCGAAGTCTGTGGCATCGGACGGGTCGCGGGGACTTCCTGTTCCGCGTGTTGCGGGCGATTTCCGCCGAGCCCGGGCAGCAGCGAATGGCCGCGGTAGCTGACGAAGGTCTGCACCAGGCCGATCACCAGTATCGCGGTGATCACCCCGAAACCCTTCCAGTAGTCGGTCGGCAGCAGTACGCCCGCCGAGCCGCCGACGACCCAGCTGAGCTGCAGCACGGTCTCCGAACGGCCGAAACCGGACGCGATCGACTCGGGCGGCA from Nocardia iowensis includes these protein-coding regions:
- a CDS encoding DUF3239 domain-containing protein, whose protein sequence is MRRFEFPVDRKHAHAVNEVFADQRRLRIMAIAAAVIATTGAAYLIWLRHPWAYLLAVAFVLGAVVALWVAIWTARHASIDKLYTDGELVPAVVSETYPSSVVLLALVDVSKPGTADSRYALVIRRVRALPGHVAEAGERVPAVAVRTDRAPRQVGERWQSVSAMPIAWGTTDEAVIERARAAISDAEWRLLTDNLALTDKVRRAPAKRLLLDPHQLPGDLGS
- a CDS encoding LysE family translocator, with product MVPLSNLLAFLAAAIVIIIVPGPGVLFTIGRALTLGRRAALLSVAGHCVGVFIVLLLVAVGLGTLLMASSLALTVIKFAGALYLIYLGIQAIRERKSLRAALGTEIPRTPDAKVLRQSVIVGLTNPKATIFFAAILPHFAEPAAGSLPLQFLILGSVFLAVAVVSDSAWALLAVSARAWFARSPRRLEAVGGAGGMMIVGLGASVALSGSAD
- a CDS encoding M1 family metallopeptidase, whose protein sequence is MRLSGWMCAAIVGGLVVAAVPAAADPPADPFTGSAGLGDPYYPLDGNGGYDARHYDVTIDYDPPSHQLNGTTRIDAVATQALRAFNLDFAGPDVRMVSVNNLPAAFDRNGEHELTVTPMLPLLPGLPFTVTVDYAGAAANTEGNGWTYAPSGGAFAAGEPHSATTWYPLNDTPLDKATFAVHATVPAEWEVVSNGLRTQDAVQGDRRTVSWEVRQPVLGYLTTIAIDKFSFLDQQRANGTPLISAFAPNAERNRETEQRLPEILDFIESLYGPYPFETSGGIYVDADIMFSLETQTRPIYAPWTDLPTVVHEIAHQWWGDSVSVRQWSDICLNECFASYTADYLWPEHKEGRDVDAEYRTTVRKYLDNSEFWHVPLENPGAGSEFTSVYYRGPLFLHALRKQLGDDVFFTAVRDFNARHAYGNASMPEFRAFVQAMSPTDLTGFFDAWLNQTTPPPDEYLFPGSLRG
- a CDS encoding LppU/SCO3897 family protein is translated as MKFPGARLLARVVLALVAVAAVVVTVVGCSAAKDASKSDSAKANVGDCLNVIKGSSTDAKTEPVDCSSEKAVYKIVQSSDKKTECATDYTSYEETLAGGTTAFLCLAPNFKQGSCYNESSTTGYKHVECGSSEATFKVVKRIDGEADELLCGADADSFRLISEAPKITFCLAKAKA
- a CDS encoding helicase-associated domain-containing protein, whose amino-acid sequence is MTATDSLAGWLGGRSDAQLVTLLELRPDLAVPLPSSMAVLAARAEQRASVLRATDDLDTLDFAILETLAVHGVTRTDSNGAPLGRDELHVQLRDRVPAAAIDAALARLSARALVWTSGDDLHLVTAAVEALPWPIGSTTEIPDSLTEPEVRDALPELTPAARALLDKLATTGPRGRTRDAAPGTPADRPIQQLLARRLLNRIDDETVELPVTVGQVLRNEPVTHPHALTPPAPKPKKQTSGEVNAVAAGEVGELLRHCAAILDVLGQAPAPALRAGGLGVRELRRITKQTGIDEPRAGLLVELLAAARLIEKGLPDPPPEVDSTEDFWAPTPAVDAWLEAPPARRWAALAIAWLELDRMPWMIGMRDANDKPLAALSLELRAPHAARDRHAILGLLAEYPSGSALTPADIGRVLAWRQPRWRRHFRLEAVENTLTEAAALGFIGRGALASPARALLHGAPNSAADAEAEMESALPAAVDHVLVQADLTVIAPGPLTADLQQRIALVADVESAGAATVYRISETSVRRALDAGLTAAELHALFTKHSRTPIPQALTYLIDDVARRHGQLRAGMAQSFLRSDDPALLAQVLAAPVAGTLALRAIAPTVAIAQAPLGEVLDQLRAAGFAPAGEDSAGIIVDLRPRGARISVRPNARQSWRPTPPSTEQLQLLVTELRAAERATIARSGQSVRMDGTRTNTAATLALLQLAARVRRSVNIGYVDASGVATQRVVEPLKVGNGQLDALDPVTGAVRHFTLHRIASVALLE
- a CDS encoding resuscitation-promoting factor Rpf1 domain-containing protein, giving the protein MSGRHRKPSSTGRTVAKVAVTGAIMGTAGVALAGNASAAPDSDWDRLAQCEAGGNWGINTGNGYQGGLQFSPSTWKAHGGGEYAASANQATREQQIAVAEKVLASQGWGAWPSCSSNLGLSSAPTPRSAPTTNDTPRWNPAPAPQAAQAAPDSTQQVFSAVDRALEVVQNQGVQVPKEAFDFFNAAKASGTKLDPAIVNFYEANKGLLPS
- a CDS encoding cold-shock protein produces the protein MPTGRVKWYDVEKGFGFLSQDEGEDVYVRSSALPDGVEGLKPGQRVEFGMAAGRRGPQALSLKLLEAPPSVRQGQERERVRKEPVARKHTPDELHGMVEDMITLLEATVQPDLRKGKYPDRKTAQRISEVVRAVARELDH
- a CDS encoding DUF2771 domain-containing protein, with the protein product MSKPKPRTVVALVVAALLVATVAFVGILVVLVRNAEEHDPVITAYAHGKTVNVTPYVYCSVKMEDCRYGKTVQLMVPPDYPLQLSLPKQIADAPWLAQLVYALPNGERIDRVINHTNYPKGAMAVTIDSHPEPDLRLVGLELQLPILARDQDTGKEFYIPHAAWSISTAD